A single region of the Paraburkholderia sprentiae WSM5005 genome encodes:
- a CDS encoding DUF47 domain-containing protein → MLGRLLPTEGKFFEIFNSHAICIISASRELELLIDNLQDAETHKQNVQKAEKAADKLTHEAIDLLHKTFITPLDRDEIHKLITTMDDILDLMEDVATAISLYDVQAVTSEASQLAHICTATCERVQFAVSLLSDMKQASQILKACEDIDRLESEADRVLRAAMSKLFREEDDVKVLIKLKAIYELLETITDKCEDVANIIEGIVLENA, encoded by the coding sequence ATGTTAGGTCGCCTACTGCCCACCGAGGGCAAGTTCTTCGAAATATTCAATTCGCACGCAATCTGCATCATCTCGGCAAGCCGCGAACTCGAACTCCTGATCGACAATCTGCAGGACGCCGAAACCCACAAGCAGAACGTGCAGAAGGCCGAGAAAGCGGCTGACAAGCTCACGCACGAAGCCATCGATCTGCTGCACAAGACCTTCATCACGCCGCTCGATCGTGACGAGATCCACAAGCTGATTACGACGATGGACGACATCCTCGACCTGATGGAGGACGTCGCCACCGCGATCTCGCTGTATGACGTGCAAGCGGTCACGTCGGAGGCGAGCCAGCTCGCGCATATCTGCACGGCGACCTGCGAGCGCGTGCAGTTCGCGGTTAGCCTGCTGTCGGACATGAAGCAGGCGAGCCAGATCCTGAAGGCCTGCGAGGACATCGACCGGCTCGAATCGGAAGCCGATCGCGTGCTGCGCGCGGCGATGTCAAAGCTGTTCCGCGAGGAAGACGACGTCAAGGTCCTGATCAAGCTGAAGGCGATCTACGAACTGCTCGAAACGATCACGGACAAGTGTGAGGATGTGGCGAACATCATCGAAGGCATCGTGCTGGAAAACGCATAA
- a CDS encoding NADPH-dependent F420 reductase, with product MRIGIIGTGHIGGTIARKLKAVGHDIRVANSRGVQSVRSFAAEIGATAVDVSGAVRDVDAIIVAIPLPAMALLPKELFDSVPADVPIVDTSNYYPGMRDESIPEIEDGMPESVWVSKQLGRPVIKAFNNILAYSLAELGRPEGAPDRLAVAVGGDNPTSKQIVIALVNDAGFDPVDSGSLEDSWRQQPATPAYCCDYGIEMMRKGLAAAVKGMASGKRGRMAELFAQLGPDPSHADIVKMNRSLNPLA from the coding sequence ATGCGAATCGGAATCATCGGAACAGGCCACATCGGCGGGACCATCGCCCGAAAATTGAAAGCTGTCGGACACGACATTCGCGTTGCGAATTCGAGAGGGGTGCAGAGCGTGCGCAGCTTTGCCGCAGAAATCGGCGCAACGGCCGTCGATGTGAGTGGTGCCGTCCGCGATGTTGACGCGATCATTGTGGCGATACCGCTGCCTGCCATGGCGCTATTACCGAAAGAGCTGTTCGACTCTGTTCCTGCGGATGTACCGATTGTCGATACAAGCAACTACTATCCCGGCATGCGCGATGAGTCGATACCGGAAATCGAAGACGGGATGCCGGAAAGCGTCTGGGTCTCGAAGCAACTCGGCCGTCCGGTTATCAAGGCATTCAACAATATTCTCGCCTATTCTCTTGCCGAGCTAGGCCGTCCCGAAGGTGCGCCTGATCGTCTTGCTGTAGCCGTGGGCGGGGACAATCCGACATCGAAGCAGATCGTGATCGCACTGGTGAATGACGCCGGCTTCGATCCCGTCGATTCGGGCTCGCTCGAAGACTCCTGGCGGCAGCAGCCGGCGACCCCCGCATATTGTTGCGATTACGGCATCGAAATGATGCGCAAGGGGCTCGCCGCAGCCGTGAAGGGGATGGCGTCCGGGAAACGCGGCCGGATGGCCGAGCTATTCGCCCAGCTAGGACCTGATCCAAGCCATGCCGATATCGTGAAGATGAACCGGTCGCTCAATCCGCTTGCTTGA